The following coding sequences lie in one Klebsiella huaxiensis genomic window:
- the pgpB gene encoding phosphatidylglycerophosphatase B, which produces MLLIARRTAVGAALLLVMPVVVWISGWKWHPGLPEGVMKLLYWVTETVTQPWGVITHVILCGWFLWCLRFRLRAAIVLFLILAAAILIGQGMKSWIKDRVQEPRPFVIWLEKTQQVPVNQFYALKRKDRAKLVHEQLAQEQQIPKFLRKHWQKETGFAFPSGHTMFAASWALLGVGLLWPRRRWVTLALLLTWATAVMGSRLALGMHWPLDLIVATVISWLLVTLATWLTQRFCGPLSPPGEEAQDIKKRAAVPE; this is translated from the coding sequence ATGCTGTTGATTGCCAGACGAACCGCCGTTGGCGCGGCGCTGTTATTAGTTATGCCTGTTGTAGTCTGGATTTCCGGCTGGAAATGGCATCCGGGGTTGCCGGAAGGGGTGATGAAGCTGTTGTATTGGGTGACCGAAACGGTGACTCAGCCCTGGGGCGTTATTACCCACGTTATCCTGTGCGGCTGGTTCCTGTGGTGCCTGCGTTTTCGTCTACGGGCGGCAATCGTGCTGTTTCTGATTCTGGCGGCTGCAATTTTGATCGGGCAGGGCATGAAATCCTGGATTAAAGATCGCGTGCAGGAGCCTCGGCCCTTCGTCATTTGGCTGGAAAAGACGCAACAAGTGCCGGTGAATCAATTCTACGCATTGAAACGTAAAGATCGCGCTAAACTGGTGCATGAGCAGTTAGCGCAAGAGCAGCAAATTCCTAAATTTCTGCGTAAGCACTGGCAGAAAGAGACTGGATTCGCTTTCCCATCCGGTCACACGATGTTTGCCGCCAGTTGGGCATTACTCGGCGTTGGTTTGCTGTGGCCGCGGCGTCGTTGGGTCACTCTGGCGCTACTGCTAACATGGGCCACTGCGGTGATGGGCAGCCGCCTTGCGCTTGGTATGCACTGGCCGCTGGACTTGATCGTGGCAACCGTGATTTCCTGGCTGCTGGTTACCCTGGCGACCTGGCTTACACAACGGTTTTGTGGTCCGCTATCGCCGCCGGGGGAAGAGGCTCAGGACATTAAAAAAAGGGCTGCAGTCCCGGAGTAA